Sequence from the Persicobacter psychrovividus genome:
TCTTCACGGCACTTCTTTCAAAAAATGGAATGGCTCCCGAACACTTGTCGATAAATTCTTTTGCTTGACCACTGGAGTCATGTTGAATGGCCGTGTTCTGGTTGGTGGTTGAAACTCGGATGTAAATCGCCTTCATTTTGTTTGCTTTTGGACGGGTAGTATAAAACTGTACAGTAAAGATCAAAAAAAATCAGAAAACCAACAAGTTGTGGATTTCTGATTTTGTAAAGGGGTAGGCTGTAGGTTATTTCATTCCGTAGCCAATCGAACCATGGGCCTTGTCTTACACCCCCATATTATTCGGAGCCTAAGCTTCTTCCAAGTCAATATGATAGTTGGTGCTGTTGAAGAATATATTGGCTGGAATGTTTAGACCTTGAACCAGGCGAGCGATGGTGTCTTTGGATGGGCTATTCCCTTTGAAAAATTCGTAAACACGCTGTTTGCTCCCGAAATAGGGAATCAGATCCTTTTTGACCATATCATACTCCTCCATGATCGCTAACAGGTATTCCTGAGCGGTTGGTTCGCCTAATGGCTCAAACATTTCATCTTGATACTCCTCTACTGCATCCGTCAGTGCGTCCAGGTAAATTTCATCAAAAGTATCAAGCTCTTTCTTCAGTAGGCCATTGATGATCTCAACCGCCTTGTCATATTCTTGTTCTGTCTTTAACTTCATAGTTCTTCTGCCTTAATTTGATCGTAAGCCTTATGCGTCCCTACGAATAAAATATAGAATATCGCTCTGTTTTCAGTCATTCTGATATCTGCCACCAGTCGGTATTTGTTCCCACCGATATTGAAAACAATGTTCTTACCGGCTTTATCTGGGGCCCTAAACGTTTTTTGAAGGTCATCAAAATTTTTAAAGATCCCTCTTTTGGCGTCAAATAGCCACCGCTCAAATACGTGCTTAGCGGTAGGGTGCTTGAGTAAAAATTCCCGAATCACTTTATCGCTTATGATCCTGTTTCGTGTTTTTACCATGGCTGAAAGTAACAATAAACAGACCAAATAACAATGATAGTAACTATTTTGGTGTTAAGTAAGTTCAGGGTTTTCACCTGGGGAAATTCTCTTTACTGCCAAACAAGTAAAGAAAGAATACGTGTTCCTCCCTTCTTTTCCGTCGATAAAATGCGGCAGACAAAAATGGGAAATCGGAGTACCTGAAAGCTTTTTAGCATATTCGGCTCTGCTCAGGGAATTGTCGGAAATTATTATTTGTTAAACCATCAAACAAAATTCATGTCTGCAATTTTTTCTTGTTGGCCAATTCTTCCAATTCAAAAAAAATATAAAAACGAACGACCAACTAAGCGCAGCTCGTAGTGTTTAGTTTTTTTATAATGTTTATAATTGTTTGTCTGAATTTTCATTTTTTAAAAAGTGGCCTTTACAGGCTTCAATCAATGATTTTTGACTATTTCACGACGAAACCTTCCGACAAAAATGGGAGATTCACAGACAATTATGGGAGACTCTCGGACAAAAATGGGAAATCTACAGACAGTTTTGGGAAATCTCAGACAAAAATGGGAGATGCACTTTTATGCAAAATTAGGGCTTCAAAACGCAACTATTTTTTTTAGTAAAAAATTAAAAATTTTTTTCCGCTAAATTGTTTAGTTTATAAAAATTGATTCTT
This genomic interval carries:
- a CDS encoding type II toxin-antitoxin system HigB family toxin; its protein translation is MVKTRNRIISDKVIREFLLKHPTAKHVFERWLFDAKRGIFKNFDDLQKTFRAPDKAGKNIVFNIGGNKYRLVADIRMTENRAIFYILFVGTHKAYDQIKAEEL